In Periplaneta americana isolate PAMFEO1 chromosome 4, P.americana_PAMFEO1_priV1, whole genome shotgun sequence, one DNA window encodes the following:
- the LOC138697663 gene encoding MIT domain-containing protein 1-like, giving the protein MSASGLETAAVTVLKNGVDMDNKKRYTEALVCYREGLELLLNVMKGVADPEKKKHLRSKVEAYMARAEKLKVLIEEQKALGKYHEEIIIENDSTGHSYRSLFGRFLDEDVTTIEVEDPYIRSFHQCQNFLRFCELAVKSCCNLKTIQLTTSTDGSVRDQTQWLEMLRQNLQRYRINLIIEFSSTLHDRQIKLSSGWIIKIGRGLDYFKAPENKLSLGFFEMDFRPCHETTVNIFHTKDVKKSYA; this is encoded by the exons atgtcaGCTTCTGGGCTTGAAACAGCAGCTGTCACTGTTTTGAAGAATGGTGTTGATATGGACAACAAAAAAAGATATACAGAAGCATTGGTGTGTTATCGGGAAGGCCTGGAACTACTTTTAAATGTTATGAAAG GTGTTGCTGATccagaaaagaaaaaacatttgcgTTCCAAGGTAGAAGCATACATGGCAAGGGCAGAAAAATTGAAGGTGTTAATAGAGGAACAGAAAGCTCTTGGAAAATATCATGAGGAAATCATAATAGAAAACGATTCCACTGGCCACAGTTACAGAAGTCTATTTGGCAGGTTCCTTGATGAAGATGTCACGACCATAGAAGTTGAAGATCCTTATATTCGCAGTTTTCACCAG TGTCAGAATTTTCTGCGATTCTGTGAACTTGCTGTGAAATCATGTTGTAATCTTAAAACAATTCAGCTTACAACAAGCACAGATGGGAGTGTGAGAGATCAAACGCAGTGGCTTGAAATGTTGAGGCAGAACTTGCAGAGATACAGAATTAACCTAATTATTGAGTTTTCATCCACTCTGCACGATAGACAAATTAA GTTGAGCAGTGGATGGATAATAAAGATTGGTCGAGGACTGGATTATTTCAAAGCTCCAGAGAACAAACTTTCACTAGGATTTTTTGAGATGGATTTTCGACCTTGTCATGAAACTACAGTGAATATATTTCATACAAAGGATGTTAAAAAGTCATATGCATGA